The Propionispora vibrioides genome window below encodes:
- a CDS encoding thioesterase family protein gives MEINLIVGMIGEKSETVTNHNTAIQYGSGSVAVYATPAMVGLMEGACVNTVDAHLPEGMSTVGIDLKIKHTAATPVGMTIRAEATLTGIDGKRLTFAVKAFDDKEQIGEGSHERYIINVEKFLQKAGAKKN, from the coding sequence ATGGAGATAAATTTGATAGTTGGTATGATCGGTGAAAAGAGTGAGACAGTAACAAACCATAACACGGCAATCCAATATGGCAGCGGCAGCGTAGCGGTTTACGCGACCCCGGCGATGGTCGGACTGATGGAGGGAGCCTGTGTTAATACCGTAGACGCACATTTGCCGGAGGGGATGAGCACGGTAGGGATTGACCTGAAAATAAAACATACGGCGGCGACGCCTGTGGGCATGACGATTCGGGCCGAAGCAACGCTTACCGGCATTGACGGAAAACGCTTGACCTTTGCGGTCAAGGCATTTGATGATAAAGAACAAATTGGCGAAGGAAGCCATGAGCGGTATATTATTAATGTCGAGAAGTTTCTTCAAAAGGCCGGAGCAAAGAAAAATTAG
- a CDS encoding YcxB family protein, which translates to MNEVLFHLKGSVSLKDAINFTYETTARMYLLVSLLMLIIISSVLKQESIWLFSSLAIALACGYYWGMKHIAKKNYLSNQLMQQETTYEFLKSGIQVSFESGSSMIPWDKVYKITISRNCFAIFLSRKQALLLPKYWFTSKSSKDFEDLLYSLIPKNKIKRSILF; encoded by the coding sequence GTGAATGAAGTATTATTCCACTTAAAAGGATCAGTTTCTTTAAAAGATGCAATTAATTTTACTTATGAGACAACAGCAAGAATGTACTTACTCGTAAGCCTTCTCATGCTAATCATTATTTCATCCGTGCTAAAGCAAGAAAGCATCTGGCTATTTTCAAGCCTTGCCATAGCCTTAGCCTGCGGCTATTATTGGGGAATGAAGCACATTGCTAAAAAGAATTATCTATCAAATCAATTAATGCAACAAGAAACGACTTATGAGTTTTTAAAATCAGGTATCCAAGTTAGCTTTGAGAGCGGCTCCAGTATGATCCCCTGGGATAAAGTGTATAAAATAACGATTTCAAGAAACTGCTTTGCTATTTTCTTAAGCCGAAAACAAGCGCTTCTTTTACCTAAGTATTGGTTCACTTCGAAAAGCAGCAAAGATTTCGAAGATCTTTTATATTCTCTAATCCCTAAAAATAAAATTAAAAGAAGTATATTGTTTTAG
- a CDS encoding GH25 family lysozyme, which translates to MIRGIDVSVHNGMVDWQAVKDAGIEFAMLRSSYGKNSEDSMFAQNVAGAKAAGLQVGAYHYSYALNEDDAIQEATNCRSVIDSTGQLLELPVFFDMEDADGYKQRNGFAFDPTEITAICKAFLENIGLDCGVYASYFWLCNYVDWRGLGCAVWNAQWGSADDLQGFMWQYTDSLDINGNLFDGNIKY; encoded by the coding sequence ATGATTCGAGGTATTGATGTAAGCGTGCACAATGGAATGGTAGATTGGCAAGCAGTGAAAGATGCCGGCATTGAGTTTGCTATGCTACGCAGCTCTTATGGTAAGAACTCTGAGGACAGTATGTTTGCACAGAATGTAGCGGGAGCGAAAGCAGCCGGTTTACAGGTTGGTGCCTACCACTACTCCTATGCGCTGAACGAAGATGATGCCATCCAGGAGGCGACTAACTGCCGGAGCGTGATCGACAGCACGGGGCAATTGCTGGAACTTCCAGTGTTTTTTGATATGGAGGATGCGGACGGCTATAAACAGCGAAATGGATTCGCCTTTGACCCAACTGAGATCACAGCAATATGCAAGGCATTCCTGGAAAATATCGGCCTGGATTGTGGTGTATATGCATCCTACTTCTGGTTATGCAATTACGTCGATTGGCGAGGCTTAGGATGTGCCGTATGGAATGCTCAGTGGGGAAGTGCTGATGATTTACAAGGGTTCATGTGGCAATATACCGACAGTCTGGATATCAACGGAAATTTGTTTGACGGCAACATTAAATATTAA
- a CDS encoding XRE family transcriptional regulator, producing MNLSKRILYFCNTFRITVNNLADRSGLTQSTLQNIISGNSSTAQVNTIEKICEGLGITLEDFFRENNDLPAPALQELTLFKKYLEWKYSSKSSLASDTFKKSMLSLYELKEMIEELRKKLNDLANSKQLNDSEVIKVSQELDALLVEYYKLIRKNQN from the coding sequence ATGAATCTATCAAAACGTATTCTATATTTTTGCAACACTTTCAGAATTACCGTGAACAATCTTGCGGATCGTTCCGGCCTAACTCAGTCTACCCTTCAAAACATCATTTCAGGAAATAGTTCAACAGCCCAGGTTAATACTATCGAAAAAATATGCGAGGGTCTTGGAATTACTCTTGAGGACTTCTTTAGAGAAAATAACGATCTCCCTGCGCCGGCGCTTCAAGAGCTTACTCTATTTAAAAAATATCTTGAATGGAAATATAGCAGCAAAAGCTCTTTGGCGTCTGATACTTTTAAAAAAAGCATGTTGAGCTTATATGAACTTAAAGAAATGATTGAAGAACTACGTAAGAAATTAAATGACCTAGCTAACAGTAAACAGCTTAATGATTCAGAAGTTATAAAAGTCAGCCAGGAACTTGATGCTCTATTGGTAGAGTATTATAAACTGATTCGTAAAAATCAAAATTAA
- a CDS encoding diguanylate cyclase: protein MKVTTRPDDRSERASRLHVVIAELLSAIIASTVSFDEMYQSVLDKARWLTESQHGFVSSIDEKTGAHISNTLTKMRDEGCTINAALYSLPEGPHKLYSSLWGYSLNVRESFFTNNPSSHAASVGLPSGHVPLKNFLSVPIMFGDEILGQIALANSVRDYTVDDLKEITRLGEVYAIVLHNRRQESDLQRSEEQFRSMVEIAPFPMLVTRREMNGTILYGNLRAAALFKVSQEELIGSTFADYHQNRDEWMATLDEIEKNGCAMDKEMQFYDVNGKVCWILLFVVKVIWFGSEALMITINDVTDRKNMEETLRQLATVDYLTGIWNRRYIMDLGNKEFEHCLLYKTHMSVIIFDLDHFKQVNDKYGHNIGDRVLQGTAKVVTNELRGREIFGRYGGEEFAIVFPEISLREAAEIAERLRQAIETYQYLLENVSTLTVTASFGISEVLDNDRTFEESLARADNALYKAKALGRNRICCS, encoded by the coding sequence ATGAAGGTCACAACCAGGCCAGATGATAGATCGGAGCGGGCGAGTAGGCTGCATGTCGTCATTGCTGAGCTGTTGTCAGCTATCATTGCTTCAACGGTTTCTTTTGACGAGATGTATCAGAGTGTTTTAGATAAAGCACGGTGGCTGACGGAAAGTCAGCATGGTTTTGTTTCTTCGATTGATGAAAAGACCGGTGCCCATATCAGTAATACACTGACTAAGATGCGGGATGAAGGCTGTACCATTAATGCTGCCTTATATTCTTTGCCTGAAGGGCCCCATAAACTTTATAGCAGCCTATGGGGATATTCTCTTAACGTCCGGGAGAGTTTTTTTACTAACAATCCTTCATCTCATGCGGCATCAGTAGGTTTGCCATCCGGTCATGTACCGCTGAAAAATTTCCTGTCGGTACCTATAATGTTTGGAGATGAAATCTTAGGACAGATTGCACTTGCCAATTCAGTACGTGATTATACGGTAGATGATCTTAAGGAAATAACCCGTTTGGGGGAAGTATACGCAATCGTGTTGCACAATCGACGGCAAGAAAGCGATTTGCAGCGAAGCGAGGAGCAGTTTCGTTCAATGGTAGAGATCGCACCTTTTCCAATGCTTGTTACTAGAAGAGAGATGAATGGGACTATTTTGTATGGAAATCTAAGAGCAGCAGCACTTTTTAAGGTGTCACAGGAGGAATTGATCGGAAGTACTTTTGCCGATTATCACCAAAATCGGGATGAGTGGATGGCAACCTTGGACGAAATAGAGAAAAACGGATGTGCGATGGATAAAGAAATGCAATTTTACGATGTTAACGGCAAGGTATGTTGGATACTGCTTTTTGTCGTAAAGGTTATTTGGTTTGGTAGTGAAGCCCTGATGATCACGATTAATGATGTTACTGACCGCAAAAATATGGAAGAAACACTGAGACAGTTAGCAACGGTAGATTATTTAACAGGAATTTGGAATCGTCGCTATATTATGGATCTGGGTAATAAGGAATTTGAACATTGTTTGCTTTATAAAACTCATATGAGTGTCATAATTTTTGATCTTGACCATTTTAAACAAGTGAATGACAAGTATGGGCACAATATTGGTGATCGGGTTTTACAAGGGACTGCCAAAGTAGTAACCAATGAGTTAAGGGGGAGAGAAATCTTTGGGCGATACGGAGGAGAAGAATTTGCTATCGTATTTCCGGAAATATCGCTAAGAGAAGCAGCTGAAATTGCTGAAAGGTTGCGGCAGGCCATAGAAACATACCAGTATTTATTGGAGAATGTAAGTACACTAACGGTTACCGCCAGCTTTGGTATCAGCGAGGTCCTCGACAACGATAGGACATTTGAGGAGAGTCTGGCTAGAGCCGATAATGCTTTGTATAAAGCGAAGGCATTGGGCCGTAATCGGATATGTTGCAGCTAG
- a CDS encoding GlsB/YeaQ/YmgE family stress response membrane protein, whose translation MIWLLVVGIISGWLAGKISRGGGFGLWGDLVTGIIGAYIGGFLFRLMGFYPNSMTGAIIASTIGAIIFLWIIRLFHPLSPAAQKKND comes from the coding sequence ATGATTTGGCTTTTAGTTGTTGGTATAATATCTGGATGGTTAGCTGGAAAAATTTCACGTGGCGGTGGATTTGGACTATGGGGTGATCTCGTAACAGGTATTATAGGCGCATATATTGGCGGATTTTTATTTCGCCTTATGGGATTTTATCCCAATAGTATGACCGGTGCAATTATAGCAAGTACTATAGGAGCTATTATATTTCTATGGATTATACGCCTATTTCATCCTTTGTCGCCTGCAGCTCAAAAGAAAAACGATTAA